AAAGGACTGCGGCTGCTTTTACTGCTTCTTCCATATCTGCGTAGCCGTCATCCCTGCATTTCTTTAAAGTCTGGTAGTGTTCATTAAACTCATCATCTGCCATTGCCGTAGGCAGAAGCGCGAACAGAAGCGCAGCACCGCTGTTTTCCGTTTCCTTCATCAGGTATTTTTCCGGATCGCTTTCCGCATCGGCTGGCCTGGTATAACTGCCGGCAAAGAACTTGCCGTTGATCCGGTTGTAGACGATGACATGCAGCTTTCCGGTCCTGCTTGGATATTCTGCAATGGTAAAATTGTTTCCCTGGCTTCCCAATGCCCCCAGTTCTTCCGGGGATTTTGTGCCATCCGGGGATTCCAGCTCCATATAGGCGAGAATGGCCCGCAGCGTAGATGCGTGCAGGGTGGAACGCTTATTTGGCTGGATACAGTATTTCGAGTATACGTCTGTACGGATGTTGTTATCGGTGTAATCTTCAAAAGGTGACGGGAGATTACGTCCAAAGCTCCAGCTTGGGATAAGATTTCCGATAGCCATAATGATCTGCCTCCTTTATTATGTCCAGGATAATTCCAGTGTGTTTTCCGTTTCCTTTGCATTCAGCTCATCATGGATAAAGATATCAATGAGGGCGTTCCAGCAGCTTTTCGGCGGAAAATGTTCAAAGGCGGCTTTTATTTCCGGAGTATCTCCATTTAGGATGAAAATTTCCCCGGCTTCATTGATGAAAAGTTTCTGGTGTCCCCTGGCCTGGAGATCCTCGATCAGGTTCAGCAGAAGCGGCTTCCCAATCAGGGTATACCAGGACTTGGGATCTGCCTGCGGTGATTCATCAGAAGGAGCTCCTTTCCGGCGGGGCATTAGGGATTCTACTGTCATCATGGTAAGGTTCAGGTTGCCATAGGCATCCATAAATACTTCTGCAAAATTGTAATCTGCTGTGTGGAAGGTCCGGATGCGCAGGGTTTTCCCGCTAAGGAGCCTGTCAGCATTGGGACGCCTGGTAAAATCCCAGGTGGCTTCCGGGTAGGCGGATTTCAGTTTGCCGGTAATCTGGAAGCTGATCTGTCTCCAGAGCAGGGTTTCCAGGTCGGAAATTTTCTCCGGGCAGTCTGCATGATGCGCAGGTTTCTGTTTTCCTGCAGGTATGTGCCGCACCATTTTGGGAAAGAGCGGTACCAGAACCAGGAGAAAACTTACCACGATTCCGGTGACGGCGATCCATGTGAAAATGGGCTGATCCATATATTCTGGAAGAAAAACCAGAAGCAGGAGTAAAATGATGGCTGCGAGAGCCATGAATGTCCGGAGGCTGCTTTTTTTCTTTCGTCTTTTCATGAGAATCGTCCTTTCTTGAATTTTCGTAAAAAAGAGGAACTGCAGTGCCGTTTGGGCGTTGCAATTCCTCAAGCTGTGGGTTTCTTGTTTAATTAAATGGAAGCTGCCCTGCCATCCCTTCGGGAACGCTGGTAAAACCATTACCGGCAGCGGCATTCGGCATCATGCCATTGTTCGGAACCCCTCCGGGTGAGGGGTAAGCAGGCTGCTGATACATATTGCTTGCCGTAGCTGGATTCGGTGCAGGCGTCCCATAGGCGTTAGCCTGCATGGAAGCGCCGCTTGCAGGGACACCATTTGCTAATGGCGGATTGCCCGGGGCATTTCCATAGCCACCCTGCATTTGAGGGTTCGGCATATTTCCTGCACTGGGGGTAGCACCACCATTGTTCATCATTGTGCCGCCGGGGACTCCATTCGGAGCCATGTTTCCATTTGCCGGTCTGTTGGAAATACAAAATTCCCAGTCTTTGACATTGACATTTACACTGATGCCAGGCTGTCCTGCTTTTTGTCCCTTGTTATAAAGGAAGGGATGGATGTCTACGGTTCCGACAATGGACAGGCAGGTTCCTGTTTTTACGCCGGCTTTCAGCAGGCGATCTGCAAGATGCTTACTGAAGTAGCATTTATAGAAAATGCTCTCGGAAGGATTTGCCGGATCCTGGCTCCGCTGTGTTACGCCGATGTCCAGTGAGATATACTCAGCACCGCTGGTCTTTCCCTGCTGCATGACGGGATCGGTTGTCGGTCTCCCCATGAATTGAATAATTGCCATAATTGAATCTCCTTTCTGCCTCTTAGGGCGTTAAAATAATAAAATAGATAAAAGAATAGGAAACCTGCCCTGCAGATTTCCCATAAATAAAAAAAGAGCCATTAAGAACCGCATAATGCGGCTATCTTAATGACTCTGATTTCCAAACTTAAACTTGCGTGTGTCCTGGAAGAATGGTCCAGACTCCCGATGTGGGATAACACAAAAACTTAAATACAAGATTATAATAGCACAAGATATAGTATATGTCAAATAAAAAACACAATATATAGAACTGAGAAAGGAACTCAGATTTAAATAAGGAAGCTAGGAGTTGGGTGCCAAGCGGGAAGTGGAAAGTTGGGTAATAAATGCGTAATATATATAAAATGAAGATATATTGGCATCAAGGAATAATCAGATGTTGTATTGCATAAATAGTTGGCGTATAATTATTGAATAGGTTAGCGTACAATTTATACGAGGTGGGGATAACAGATGGGGGAACAAAACGAAAAGCTGAAGCTGACTGTAGAGGAACAGATTCAGGATATGGCAGAGAAAAATATATAATTTGAACTGTATTCCAAGGAAGATGCAAAGAAATTTTTGAAATATAATAATTACTATTTTAAGCTGAAATCTTATGCAAGGAATTATAATATAAATCCACAGACAAAAAAGTATTATAATTTAGATTTTGCATATCTTGTAGAATTATCGAAGCTTGATATGTACATCAGAAAAATTATTTTGGAATTGTCTTTAGATGTAGAACATTATTTGAAAGTACGATTACTGAATGATCTAAGTGATAATTCAAAGGAAGATGGGTATAATATTGTGGGTCTGTTTCTCCAATATCATCGAAACGCAGGAGCAGATATCCAGAGTAAAGCAGATAAATATTCTTTTTGTTCGGATTTGGCCGAGAAGCATCTGGATGAGTATAAAGAACCAAAGAAATTAGCTGTATGGAACATTGTTGAATTGCTTTCCTTTGGAAATTTTATGGAATTATATGAATTGTATTATCAAACGTATCCATCATTCAACTATTCAGACTATTTAAAGTCTATAAAGTTTATAAGAAATGCAGCAGCACATAATAATTGTATTTTGAGTACGCTAAGGAAACCTAACAGTCTTAAAAAGTTTAGTAAAACAAAAAAGCTGGCAAATATACTTGGAAAGATACCGGAATTTCGGGAACTTGAAAACAGAGATGCAATGATGAGAAATCCGGTTATCCATGACTTTGTAACATTACTTTTTGTGTATAATGATGTAATGAAGGTCTCAGCAACAAAGAATGTCAGAAATAAAAAAATGGAAGAGATTCGTCATCTATTTTGCGATGAGGATGGAAGAATAAGAAAGAATAAAATTTATTTTGAAAAAAATCCTTACATAAAGGAATCTTATTCGTTTATCTGTAGTATAATAAAGTATATAGATAAAAAGAACAAAAATCCTAAACATACAAATTTTTTGCAGTAGATGGTTGACAAGGGCATTTACAAAGAGTAGAATATCATCCATAGAACAAAAATCGTTAGAGGTTTTTACTAGGGCGGTGCGTGCACTAAACTAGATTTGAGCTTATTGAATAAAAAGGTTCACTAGAAAATATTATGTGTTTTCTAGTGAGCCTTTTTATTGTTTGCCATTATATGAATTCATAGATTAATCCCCATTCAATCAGTTTTTTTGCTGTCTGAGCAGTCATATAAGGCAGAACATCGGAGAGCTGTTTTCTGGTAAAACTATTTTGCCGGATATATTGTTTCAGAATAGCAGTAGTTTCCGATACCGGAAGTTCTGCGTATTTTTCTGAAGCAGATATGGCATCTGAAAACTGCAGGAGCAGTACATTTTTTTCTGTAATCATTGTGGAAGGACGTTTGAGCCGGAGATTTTGTCCTCCGATGGTAACGGTGCGTCCTTTGGTAGACTCCTTATTGGTGACGATTTCAATGGCTGCAGGCATCTGTGTCGTAAGCCGGAGCTGGTTGGCAAGGTATGCACCGGAAAAATACCCGAAGGTCTCAGAGCCATTTTGGATGTATTTCCGGCTCACTACTTTTAGCGGATCCAGGTAAGATTTTTTTAATAACCTGGATTGTTTGGGGAGATAATAAATTCCGGTATCGAAACGGATCAGATCGCCGGACTTTACCATGCGTTTAAAATACTGGCGCAGGGCATTGTCGTTTAGATTGTCCAGTTTGATTTCGCTGATAAAGATAGGCTCATTGCAGCCATAGGTTTCTTCTAAATATTCTTTCAGCATATCTGCATCCACTCCTTTCACCTCCATAATACTATATTTATACTGATGAAGTCAATAAATATGTCAAATATATTATGGAAGGAAAGTAAGTGGATTATTCAGCTTTAAATCGTATATGCTTTCTCTGGCTTTATGATCTCCTCAAATCCTAAAAAACCGTTGGAAATGGAAGCATCATCAGAGGGAGAAGGACGGAAGTAAATCTGATAGGTGTGTCCCTGCAGAAGCTTTACGTTCTTATCAACAGTAAAAACATGCTCAGAGCCTTCAAAATCTAACAGACGGATCTGCTGTGTCTTCCTGATGAAAGAAGGCTCCCTGCTGACACAGGTTCCGCTTATCGTCTGATAACGTTTCTGACAAATGGTACGGTGAAGCAGGATAAAGCGGACGATACAGCAGATGCCAATGGCAAGGCTCATGATGAAAAAAAGCAGGTCATTTGCATGGAAGGCAAATACGCTTCCGAAAACAATGCAGAACAAGCCGATTGCCGCCTGGGCAACCAGCTTGGAAAATAATGGTTTGGGCATAGTTCTCCTTTCAAAAAGACTGGAATAAAATTTGTTTGTTCAGGTACAGGTTGCCGACTGCCTGCAGGATGGGATATTGGGTGTGGCAGAGCTGCGCCTGGTCGGCTAATGTCTCGTAAGATTCTTCGGAACCCTCATAGAGCTGGCTCATTACATCTTCATTCTTTTGGGGAAGTCTGCCCCGGTCAACGCAGGTAACCAGCTCTGCCGTGGTAAGCGACACCTTTTTCGCCAGCTCCAGGACCATATTTTCGATTGGTGTATTCCGGGCCTTTTTCAGATATCTGCCGCATTCCCGGCAGGTAATTTTTCCTTTTGCAAGCAGCCGGATACAGGTAAAAAGCCGGACGCGGAAACTGTTGCGGACCGGAATGATGTGAAGCTTTCCGAGAAGCCCGTAAAGGGAATCTACGCCGGATACGCCGCAGCCTTTTGCTACCAGACCCCGCAGGATGAGCCGGTTTAAGTAGTGGGAAAAACCCATGCCTTCAGACATACTCTTGCCTTGGAGCCTTGCCTGGTAAACGGATTCCAGCTCGTGGATCTGCAGGATCTGAAAAGCAAGACAGCTCCACAGAAGCAGCTCGTGTTCGCTAAGCCTGTGTTCCCGGTGGCCATTGATGACAGTGGGGACAGAATTTCCAGTTCCGTTGTTTACAAATCTTAATGAACCGATTGCGGTATAAAGTGTCAGCATATATGCCCCTCCTTTTGTACTATGCTAAAAGCGCATAAAGTTCCTGATCCTGCCGCAGCAGTTTTTTTGCTTTGCTCTGCCATGCCCTTACCCGGTTAGGCGGAACCTGGTACAGCCTGCCAAGCTCAGCGCTGGTATAGCCGCTTTGCTGCAGACGGAGGGAAACGATCCCTTTTTGGATCATTCCCCTGCTTCTGTTTTCAAGCTGGGAGAGATAAGCAGCAGATTCTTTTTGCAGTATCTGGGATTCCGGCGAGTATTCTTCTTTGTCCGGGAATGGAAGCTCAGAAGCATCTCCATTTTCATCAGCCTGTATAGCATCCAGGGAGCAGAACAGATTTTTCTGCCTGGCGCAGTCCCGCCAGTAGTCGTAGATAGCATTGCGGATAGCTGTCCGTGCATAAGGTGCAAATGGCCGTTCCCAGTCATAACCGGAGGCTGCCTGGCACAGTGCCAGATAACCGATCTGTGTAAGCTCCTCGTATTCCTGAACAGGAAGATGGCTGTAAGAAAACGTCAGGGAACGGACTATTTTGGGAACCAGTTCCAGATGCTCCACGATCAGCCGGTTGGCAGCGGTAATCGCTTTTTCCATTGTGTAATTCCTCCTTTCAGACTGCCAGAGGAAGCGGTACATGGTTATTTTTCAGAACCCTGGCCGCTTCCAGAATAAGCTGGTCGCACATATATTCACTGAAATTTCCGATGTGCGCGTCTTTGAGCTTCAGGCAGAACTTGTCCGCCATCCAGCGGTAGGCATCTGGTTTGGATAAAATACCATTCATCCAGATCTGGTCGAAGATTTTGTGCGTGCGGATGCGTTTCCTTCGCAAGCTCTTATCTGCCAGGGTCCCTTTAGGCAGGGTAGTTCCGGGATGGACGCCAACATAGGAATCACAAACGGGGAACCGGCTGCAGACATAGAGCTGGCCGCCGTTAGACTTATCGTGATAGACGAAGGAGGCATCATGGAGGAATGCGGGGCTGCCGCAGTAAGGGCAGCGGATTTTCTTGGCTTTCATAAAAATTCACCTCGCTTTACGCTTTGTATACGTCGAATAGATTGAAAATCAGTAAAGTTTACGTTTTGTATACGTATATTGTAAGTAAATGCGTGATGAATTCCCAGAGGGCTGGGGCGGAAACAGGTGCCTTTTGGGGACATCCTGCCACAATCTGGCACGTTTATGCCGGAGCGGAATAGAAGATGGCCCGGATAAGAGGGAAAAGCCCGCTCTCTATAAAGCGTGGATAATTGACTGTGGTAAAAATAAATTTTGCGCAGAAATATCTGAGCAGGAACAAAATGACCAGAACCATGCAGATCCGGTAAAGGGTATGCGCTCTTCTTGTTCTCCGGTGCAGGGAAGAAATCCTGCAGTATAAAAGAAAGAGCATGGGAAGAAAGACCAGCGAAGTAAAAGCGTGGTCGATGGTATGGATGATCGTAGTCAGGTTTTGCATAGCAGGACCTCCTTTTTTATTCCTGTACGCAGAAGACGGCAGAAAAGCAACCTACCAGTCATAGCACTCATCTTCCTGGATTTTTAACAGTTCCATGCAGGGGCAGCCGCGGGCAGGGATCCGGTCAGTTTTTAAATAGCTTCCGTACATAGATAAGAAAACAACCAGATCCATACGGCAGAGGCATTCTTCCGGTTCCGGGGAACGGGAAAAAAGTGTATCCGCATCCGAGAGCGGAAGGATCAACGGGACCGCCCGCTCGTCCGGATGGAATAAAAATCCAGGTTTTGTGCAGGTTCCGGGAGCTTTGCATAAGGGACAGTCCACATAGATGCATTCATGCCAGTTCCCATCGCAGGTATCCAGAAAGCGGCGGATATGTTTGGCGTCGGTATTGATTCGTTTTGTTTCCATAATTCATCACCTTAAAATAACAGGCAGCCGGAAAGGGGCTGCCTGCAGAAATATTAGGAATGGGTTACTTCTTTTTGCTGTGCTGTTTCAGCTTGGGGATACCGGCTGCAGCGGCAATTACCAGCGCAGCAGCCGCTATGCCGAGATAGAGGAGGATCGGGGTGTCGTCTCCGGTCCTTACCGGCGTGGATACATCCGGGGTGTCTTTCTCTGGAACTTCCAGGGAAACGGTCTGACCTTTATCCTTGAGGTCCTCATGGCTGGTAATCTCTACCTCTGTTTTGTCCGTTGTGATAAAAAGCTTCTCAAATACAACAATATCGCCGGAGGTAAGGGCGGAAGCATCAAATCGGAAGGTTACCTCCACGCTACCCTCTGTCTTTTCCGGCTGGAAGACTGCTTCAGATGTAACTGCCTTGCCACCTGCTTCAACTGGTTTTCCGGTCTTTTTATCCATCAGGGTTCCAATGATTTTATATTCCATGCCGGGAGTCAGATTTTTGTAGGAAACGGTATCAACGATGCAGGCGTCTTTTTCTGCGAGGAGCTTCTGGTCTCCGTCTTTTTGGTCTTTGGCACTGGTTCCGATTTCCGGGAAATAAATACTCTGGTCGCCAGAATCAATTTCCGCATGGACAGCGATTTCCTTATCCTGATAGGAAACGGATTCAAAGACTACCAGTGTTTTGCCTTTCAACGCACTGGCATCGATGGTAAAGGTAAGTTCTACAGAGCCTTCCGGTTTTTCCGGCGTGAAAACCAGTTCAGAAGTAACTGGTTTGCCGTCAATTTTCAGTGCTTTTTTGGTTTCCTTGTCCATCAGCGTTCCGGTAAGCTTGTATTCCCTGCCGGGAATCAGATGGTAGGTGACGGTATCCTTGATCGTCAGTTCTTTTTTGGTAATTCCGGTCTGGCTGTTTGTATCCGGGCATTCTGCTTTTGTCCCGATCTCAGGGAAAAGAATCTGCTGCTCGGTATCTTCAAGATCCATGTGTACAGCAACCTCTTTGCCGTCCTGGGAGACAGATTCAAATACCACAATGGTTTTCCCTTTCAGTCCGGAAGCGTCAAATTCAAATATCACATCGACGGTGCCGCTGCTTTCCTCTGGCGTAAAGGCAGCCTGCGCAGTTACGACTTTCCCATTTATTAAAAGCTCTTTTCCGGTTTCTTTATCCATAAGGGTTCCCGAAGCGGCATATTCCAGTCCCGGAATCAATCCTTTATAGGAAATGGTATCCTGAATTTTTACCTTTTTATCTGCGGCAGCGAAATGCTCCGATGTCTGGGAATCCTTTGCCTGTGTGTGGATTTCCGGGAAATAAATGCTCTGGTCTTCAGAATCGATCTCTGCGTGTACGGCAATCTCTTTTTCCTCATAGGATACTGATTCAAATGCAACGATGGTTTTGCCTTTTAAAGCACTGGCATCAAAGGTAAAGGAAAGCTCTACAGAGCCTTCCGGTTCTTCCGGGGTGAAGACAAGTTCGGATGTAACCGTCTTGCCGTCCGAAAGGAGAGGCTCCCCTGTTTCTTTGTCCATCAGCGTGCCGGAAACCTTATATTCTTTTACTGGGAGCAGATGGTAAGATACGGTATCTGTAATGGTAAGGGACTCTTTTGCCTCAGCCATCTGGGAACCGGTGTCCGGGCAGGATGCTTTTGTCCCAATCTCCGGGAAGAAGATTTGCTGGTCGGTATCTTCTATATCCGCGTGTATGGCAATCTCCTTATCATCCTGGGTAAGGGATTCAAATACAACGGTAGTTCTTCCTTCTAATGAGGAAGCGTCAAAGGTAAACGTAACATCCACAGTACCGCTGTGTGATTCCGGGGTAAAAATGGTTTCGGCGGTTACTGGTTTGCCATCAACCAGGATTGGTTCTCCGGTTTCTCTGTCCATAAGGCGCCCATTTACGGTATATTCCAGCTCCGGGATCAGGCCTTTGTAAGTGACGGTATCAACCAGCGTCACTTTTTCAGAGGCTTTTGCTATGTGTTCCCCGGTCTCAGAATCTTTTGCCTGGGTTCCGATTTCCGGGAAGGCTACCTGCTGGTCCGTATCTGTTAAATCGGCATGGACTGCCAGCTTCAGGTTTTCCTGGTATAGCTCTTCAAATACAACAGTAGTTTTTCCGGCAAGCCCGGATGCGTCGAAAGTGAAGCTGATTTCTGTTTTCCCTTCCGGCTTTTTCGCGGTAAAGGTTTTTTCAGAAGTGACGGCTTTGCCGTCGATCAGCAGCGGCTCCCCGGTTTCTGCATCCATGAGGGTGCCGATCAGCTTGTATTCCTGGCCTTTCTTTAACCCGGAATACTCCACGGTATCTACAATGGTGATCTTTTCTTTCGGCTGGCTCATATGGGAGCCTGTGGATTTATCCAGGGCAGTGGTACCGATTTCTACAAAGTCATCGGTAAGGGTTCCAAGATCCACAAGGAAAGAGTCTTTGTATACCGTGATATTAAATTTCAGAAGGCTCATGCCTTCGTTTGCAGTGCAGCGCTGCTCCTCGATGGTATAGGTATCGTACAGCAGTGCGCCTTTGGAATCGTCCGGCGCACTGGTTCCAAACCAGATGCCGTCTTCGCTGGTTTTACCCTGGTTGGTGTTATGGGTATGCTTATTCCAGGAAGAAGCAGTGCTGGCATAGCCATTCTGGTCGGTTACAATGGTATGGCTTTCACCGGTGGTAACGGAGGTAATGGAAAATGGTACGCCAGCCAGGCGGTTTAAGTCCCCGTCAGAAACTTTGACAAGCTCCAGGTCACCTCGGATGACCTGATTATAAATGGAGTTCTTTTCTCCTGTCAGATCCACGATTTTGCCGTTTTCCGTAATGTCAAATTCTACTGCCTTTGCACCATCCGACAGGTAGCCTTCGGGGGCTTTTACTTCATCTAAGCGGTAATGTCCGTAGGGAAGGGCATTTTGGGCGGTTTCGGCGGTTCCGCTGGGATTCGTTTTCAGCGTCATGACCACCTGCCCGTTCTCATAGGTTTTCCCATCTACAACGACTGGGTTTGTACAGAGGGTGGTAATGGTAAATTCTGTGTTTTCCAGGGTGGCATTTCCCTGGGCTTTGGCTTCTTGTGTTTCCAGATCCCGCTTCTGGATCTTGACGCCGCCACGGATTACTTCATCATAGATGGAGGATTCTTCATCTGTCAGATCCACGATTTTGCCGTTTTCGGTGATGTCGAAAATGACTTCTGCTTCCTTGTTGTCCAGGTATCCCTGGGGAGCAGAAACCTCTGTAAGCTTATAGCGCCCATAAGGAAGCGCGTCTGCTGCAGTCGCTGCGACACCGGATGCGTTCGTGCGGATTGTCATTATCGTCTGGTTTTGGTCGTAAGAGGTTCCATTTACCACAACCGGAGACTCGTTCAGGGAAATGATGGAAAACTCTGCATTTTCCAGGGTGGCATTTCCCTGTGGGGAGGCAAGCTTTGTCTGGGCATCCCGCTTCTGGATTTTGACACCGCCCCGGATGACCGGATCGTAAATTGATTTGGCTTCACTTGTCAGATCTACGATCTTGCCGTCTTCTGTAATGTCAAATTCTACAGAAGCATTACTATCAAGATAGCCTTTAGGCGCTTTTGTTTCTGTGATCCGGTAATGGCCGTAGGGCAGCACATTGGCTTCGGTAGCCGCAAGACCTGAAACGTCCGTTGTGAGTTTCAGGACAACAGAATCTTTGGCGTAGGAAGTACCGTTTACTACGACAGGGTTTTCATTTAAGGTAGTAATGGAAAATTCCGTTCCTTCCAGGGAAGCCATGCCCTGTGGGCTGCTCTGTCTGGTATCAGCATCCCGTTTCTGGATTTTAATACCGCCATGAATTACGCGGTCAGAAGCGGAAGCATTATTTGCTCCGCTGAATACAGCGTTATTTTCCTGCTCTGTGATCTGTGTGACATATAATCCGGTGATTTTTTCTGACTTTCCGGATTCCTGCAGGTAAGCGCCTTCTAAAAGATATCCGGAGGGGGCCTGCTTTTCTGTCACGGTAAGCGTGCCGAGGGGAAGGACAATTTTTCCTCCCTGGGTGTAAAAAGCATCCCCGGATACTTTATAGGCATCGGAGAGGGAAGTAATATAATGCGTAGTTCCGTCACTTCCTTTTTCTGCCCTGGTCTGGGTAATCCAGGTGCGGTCAGGGGATTGGGGAAGGTTATCTTTCGTATAGTATCCATCATAATAACGCCATTCGAACTGTGCGCCTGCAAGGGAAGCATTGCCCTGGGGTGTATTTCCAGTTTCGGTATCCAATTTTTCGATGGAAAGATTTACTTCCGCAGTTTTAGG
This is a stretch of genomic DNA from Marvinbryantia formatexigens DSM 14469. It encodes these proteins:
- a CDS encoding zinc-finger-containing protein; protein product: MKAKKIRCPYCGSPAFLHDASFVYHDKSNGGQLYVCSRFPVCDSYVGVHPGTTLPKGTLADKSLRRKRIRTHKIFDQIWMNGILSKPDAYRWMADKFCLKLKDAHIGNFSEYMCDQLILEAARVLKNNHVPLPLAV
- a CDS encoding VaFE repeat-containing surface-anchored protein codes for the protein MEKRKSLMAGLLSLILTVTTLLGSIPVYAAEQVYTNAPEKAGTVIKARDDGTEDSSFSESIMNADGETAYCIQLGVLFEPGYKTKKDATTELTQNQIDNIALCLEYVKQYSREHSLTKQQRYLLEQCTVWRRLSAYLDWGYGQTRPSYDEVSKAVQDEVFENSLAFAKENKGKYTCYGYVYIGSGQNLGQFFAELNPGTGKLKKESANTSITNGNDCYSLSGATYTVYSDKSCTKKAGTFKTDKNGNSDELELAEGTYYVKETKAPKGFTLDDTVHTVKITAGETTVLNVTDTPKTAEVNLSIEKLDTETGNTPQGNASLAGAQFEWRYYDGYYTKDNLPQSPDRTWITQTRAEKGSDGTTHYITSLSDAYKVSGDAFYTQGGKIVLPLGTLTVTEKQAPSGYLLEGAYLQESGKSEKITGLYVTQITEQENNAVFSGANNASASDRVIHGGIKIQKRDADTRQSSPQGMASLEGTEFSITTLNENPVVVNGTSYAKDSVVLKLTTDVSGLAATEANVLPYGHYRITETKAPKGYLDSNASVEFDITEDGKIVDLTSEAKSIYDPVIRGGVKIQKRDAQTKLASPQGNATLENAEFSIISLNESPVVVNGTSYDQNQTIMTIRTNASGVAATAADALPYGRYKLTEVSAPQGYLDNKEAEVIFDITENGKIVDLTDEESSIYDEVIRGGVKIQKRDLETQEAKAQGNATLENTEFTITTLCTNPVVVDGKTYENGQVVMTLKTNPSGTAETAQNALPYGHYRLDEVKAPEGYLSDGAKAVEFDITENGKIVDLTGEKNSIYNQVIRGDLELVKVSDGDLNRLAGVPFSITSVTTGESHTIVTDQNGYASTASSWNKHTHNTNQGKTSEDGIWFGTSAPDDSKGALLYDTYTIEEQRCTANEGMSLLKFNITVYKDSFLVDLGTLTDDFVEIGTTALDKSTGSHMSQPKEKITIVDTVEYSGLKKGQEYKLIGTLMDAETGEPLLIDGKAVTSEKTFTAKKPEGKTEISFTFDASGLAGKTTVVFEELYQENLKLAVHADLTDTDQQVAFPEIGTQAKDSETGEHIAKASEKVTLVDTVTYKGLIPELEYTVNGRLMDRETGEPILVDGKPVTAETIFTPESHSGTVDVTFTFDASSLEGRTTVVFESLTQDDKEIAIHADIEDTDQQIFFPEIGTKASCPDTGSQMAEAKESLTITDTVSYHLLPVKEYKVSGTLMDKETGEPLLSDGKTVTSELVFTPEEPEGSVELSFTFDASALKGKTIVAFESVSYEEKEIAVHAEIDSEDQSIYFPEIHTQAKDSQTSEHFAAADKKVKIQDTISYKGLIPGLEYAASGTLMDKETGKELLINGKVVTAQAAFTPEESSGTVDVIFEFDASGLKGKTIVVFESVSQDGKEVAVHMDLEDTEQQILFPEIGTKAECPDTNSQTGITKKELTIKDTVTYHLIPGREYKLTGTLMDKETKKALKIDGKPVTSELVFTPEKPEGSVELTFTIDASALKGKTLVVFESVSYQDKEIAVHAEIDSGDQSIYFPEIGTSAKDQKDGDQKLLAEKDACIVDTVSYKNLTPGMEYKIIGTLMDKKTGKPVEAGGKAVTSEAVFQPEKTEGSVEVTFRFDASALTSGDIVVFEKLFITTDKTEVEITSHEDLKDKGQTVSLEVPEKDTPDVSTPVRTGDDTPILLYLGIAAAALVIAAAAGIPKLKQHSKKK
- a CDS encoding single-stranded DNA-binding protein gives rise to the protein MAIIQFMGRPTTDPVMQQGKTSGAEYISLDIGVTQRSQDPANPSESIFYKCYFSKHLADRLLKAGVKTGTCLSIVGTVDIHPFLYNKGQKAGQPGISVNVNVKDWEFCISNRPANGNMAPNGVPGGTMMNNGGATPSAGNMPNPQMQGGYGNAPGNPPLANGVPASGASMQANAYGTPAPNPATASNMYQQPAYPSPGGVPNNGMMPNAAAGNGFTSVPEGMAGQLPFN
- a CDS encoding sigma-70 family RNA polymerase sigma factor, producing the protein MEKAITAANRLIVEHLELVPKIVRSLTFSYSHLPVQEYEELTQIGYLALCQAASGYDWERPFAPYARTAIRNAIYDYWRDCARQKNLFCSLDAIQADENGDASELPFPDKEEYSPESQILQKESAAYLSQLENRSRGMIQKGIVSLRLQQSGYTSAELGRLYQVPPNRVRAWQSKAKKLLRQDQELYALLA
- a CDS encoding Abi family protein translates to MKYNNYYFKLKSYARNYNINPQTKKYYNLDFAYLVELSKLDMYIRKIILELSLDVEHYLKVRLLNDLSDNSKEDGYNIVGLFLQYHRNAGADIQSKADKYSFCSDLAEKHLDEYKEPKKLAVWNIVELLSFGNFMELYELYYQTYPSFNYSDYLKSIKFIRNAAAHNNCILSTLRKPNSLKKFSKTKKLANILGKIPEFRELENRDAMMRNPVIHDFVTLLFVYNDVMKVSATKNVRNKKMEEIRHLFCDEDGRIRKNKIYFEKNPYIKESYSFICSIIKYIDKKNKNPKHTNFLQ
- a CDS encoding DUF6088 family protein, which produces MDADMLKEYLEETYGCNEPIFISEIKLDNLNDNALRQYFKRMVKSGDLIRFDTGIYYLPKQSRLLKKSYLDPLKVVSRKYIQNGSETFGYFSGAYLANQLRLTTQMPAAIEIVTNKESTKGRTVTIGGQNLRLKRPSTMITEKNVLLLQFSDAISASEKYAELPVSETTAILKQYIRQNSFTRKQLSDVLPYMTAQTAKKLIEWGLIYEFI